One window of the Acaryochloris sp. CCMEE 5410 genome contains the following:
- a CDS encoding universal stress protein, whose translation MNILVALDLSPSSQEIVKQVEELFNLPHVKFWLLHVADPEPEFIGYADGPQYIRDAVAQEFHAEHKAIQAIATEMRNAQIDCTALLIQGYCPDTILSEAQRLKTHLIVMGSHGKNMMKQLILGSTSQAVIQDSKIPVLVIPTKTN comes from the coding sequence ATGAACATATTAGTTGCATTGGACCTTTCCCCATCCTCTCAAGAAATTGTGAAACAGGTAGAAGAGCTGTTCAATTTACCGCATGTGAAATTTTGGCTATTACATGTTGCAGATCCTGAACCAGAGTTTATTGGATATGCAGATGGTCCTCAGTATATTAGGGATGCAGTAGCTCAGGAGTTTCACGCAGAACATAAAGCTATACAAGCAATAGCAACAGAGATGCGAAATGCTCAAATTGACTGTACAGCTTTACTAATTCAGGGATATTGCCCCGACACAATTTTGTCAGAAGCTCAACGCCTCAAAACGCACCTTATCGTCATGGGTTCTCATGGTAAAAACATGATGAAACAGCTCATTTTGGGTAGCACAAGTCAAGCGGTCATACAGGACTCGAAGATCCCTGTGTTAGTGATTCCTACAAAAACTAATTAG
- a CDS encoding CHASE2 domain-containing protein: MTKLLILELDGDFEQGFRVKLEIRENLQSLPQTVVRGKLPSNSALLATYRQWQQRYASLESLFRALTHSDPDQITHSSDREDAIAACHTTASQVEQQLNQWLNTGDLEEIRQALLMAGQQACLWIQTDNVWLQRLPWERWAVVEKTEATVALALNQYTTVPRSSHHPGKIRILAILGYATDLQHLPEDQQLLDQIAGQAGAEIVWQTAPTPQQLNQLLRQDRWDILFFSGHSASSEDGKRFAIQLDETEQLAIPDFRFTLREAAAKGLRLAIFNSCDGIGLAHQLAAEKNIALPHLVFMREKLPDAISPKFLRAFLDAFTQNQSLYRSVQQAQRILHDDWEKTYPCASWLPVVCPNPTEEPPTWQSLQPSPSPPKRLRLGIALSISLIVAAGVIGIRELGWMESIELQTYDLMFRFKPKEKWDERFLIITIDQQDMQFQDQQGLERSIIPGTTQRRSLSGKALAQLLAKLQTYQPSVIGLDILRPIPASSPALAHQLRQKNFIGICTPSRPADAFAGIAPPPEVPLNQIGFSDVPLDYGATPSQDIVRRYLYQASFDPGSPCLSPGAIQDSRTTTSLDQCQLEDYAFSFGLLIAKQYLQSQNKDFDCQNFQRGDLEVSVGDAQLGDWLQQSTGPYRSQQGEALAGRQIMLHYRRLSDTPRGAVTKISPQKSLRQVLSPTFNGESVRGKVVLIGVTEPGKDDFLTPLSPGAMVPGVYLHAHATSQLLSTMLNGRPAIVFWPTWVETLWIAVWASLGSMSLSTLSSSRIKWALLGCIFICLGGICAVLLYGGGLWVPIIPTGVAFVATAIGGLAIRSLPRAYENITQR; this comes from the coding sequence ATGACGAAACTGCTAATTCTGGAATTGGATGGTGATTTCGAACAGGGATTTCGTGTCAAACTTGAGATTCGAGAAAACTTGCAGTCCCTTCCCCAAACCGTTGTTCGGGGAAAATTACCCAGTAATTCGGCTCTATTAGCCACTTATCGCCAGTGGCAACAACGCTACGCCAGCCTAGAAAGCTTATTCCGAGCTTTAACCCACAGCGACCCGGATCAGATTACCCATAGTTCGGATCGAGAAGATGCGATCGCAGCCTGTCACACCACTGCATCCCAAGTTGAGCAACAGCTGAACCAGTGGCTCAATACCGGGGACTTAGAAGAGATTCGCCAAGCCTTGTTAATGGCAGGACAGCAGGCTTGTCTGTGGATACAGACTGACAATGTCTGGTTACAACGACTGCCCTGGGAGAGATGGGCTGTGGTGGAAAAGACCGAAGCCACCGTTGCCTTGGCTTTAAATCAATACACCACCGTCCCCAGATCCAGCCATCACCCAGGTAAGATTCGAATCTTAGCCATCCTGGGCTATGCCACAGATTTGCAGCATTTACCCGAAGACCAACAATTACTGGACCAGATTGCAGGACAAGCCGGAGCCGAAATCGTCTGGCAGACTGCTCCGACTCCACAGCAGCTCAATCAATTGCTGCGTCAAGATCGCTGGGACATCCTTTTCTTCAGCGGACATAGCGCCAGCTCAGAAGATGGCAAACGGTTTGCGATTCAGCTGGATGAAACAGAGCAACTCGCGATTCCTGATTTTCGATTTACGCTGCGAGAAGCAGCCGCCAAAGGATTACGCCTTGCCATCTTTAATTCCTGTGATGGCATTGGCTTAGCCCATCAACTCGCCGCTGAGAAAAACATCGCTTTGCCTCATTTGGTCTTTATGCGCGAGAAGCTCCCGGATGCTATCTCTCCTAAATTCCTACGGGCTTTTTTAGACGCCTTTACTCAAAATCAATCCCTCTATCGTTCAGTCCAGCAAGCCCAACGCATTTTGCATGATGACTGGGAGAAAACATATCCCTGCGCCAGTTGGCTTCCGGTCGTCTGTCCCAATCCCACAGAAGAACCCCCAACCTGGCAGTCTCTCCAGCCCAGTCCATCTCCCCCTAAACGTCTGCGTCTGGGAATTGCCCTCAGCATTAGCCTAATCGTGGCAGCAGGGGTGATTGGCATCCGTGAACTGGGGTGGATGGAATCCATCGAGCTGCAAACCTATGACCTGATGTTTCGATTCAAGCCCAAAGAAAAATGGGATGAGCGTTTTTTAATCATCACCATTGATCAACAGGATATGCAGTTTCAAGACCAGCAAGGGTTGGAGCGATCCATCATTCCAGGAACCACCCAACGACGGTCCCTCTCTGGCAAAGCTCTTGCTCAATTACTAGCAAAATTGCAAACCTACCAGCCCAGCGTGATTGGTCTAGATATTCTGCGCCCCATTCCTGCCTCCAGTCCAGCTTTAGCCCATCAACTGCGTCAGAAAAACTTTATCGGTATTTGCACCCCCAGCCGTCCTGCAGATGCGTTTGCGGGCATCGCCCCACCCCCAGAAGTGCCGCTGAATCAAATTGGCTTTAGTGATGTTCCTCTAGATTACGGAGCAACACCTAGTCAGGACATTGTCCGAAGATATCTCTACCAAGCCAGTTTTGATCCAGGGTCACCCTGCCTGTCACCTGGAGCCATCCAGGACTCTCGTACAACAACGTCGTTGGATCAATGTCAATTAGAGGACTATGCCTTTAGCTTTGGATTGCTGATTGCCAAGCAATACCTACAGTCCCAGAACAAAGACTTTGACTGTCAAAACTTCCAGCGAGGGGACTTAGAAGTGAGTGTCGGGGACGCTCAACTTGGCGACTGGCTCCAGCAAAGCACTGGGCCTTACCGCAGCCAGCAAGGAGAAGCTCTGGCAGGTCGCCAAATCATGCTCCACTACCGACGCCTATCGGATACCCCCCGAGGGGCAGTCACCAAAATTTCACCGCAAAAATCCCTGCGGCAGGTTCTCTCCCCTACCTTTAATGGCGAATCCGTTCGAGGCAAGGTTGTTCTCATTGGTGTGACTGAACCGGGGAAAGATGATTTCCTTACCCCCTTAAGCCCAGGGGCGATGGTTCCAGGGGTATATTTACATGCTCACGCCACCAGTCAGCTCTTGAGCACCATGCTAAACGGACGGCCTGCCATCGTCTTTTGGCCGACCTGGGTAGAAACCCTGTGGATCGCAGTTTGGGCAAGTCTCGGTAGTATGAGTCTCTCGACTTTATCTTCTAGCAGGATAAAATGGGCCTTACTTGGCTGCATATTCATTTGTTTAGGGGGAATATGCGCGGTTCTGCTCTATGGAGGCGGCCTATGGGTACCTATTATCCCAACAGGCGTTGCCTTTGTAGCGACCGCTATAGGGGGGCTGGCGATTCGGTCTTTGCCCCGTGCATATGAGAACATCACGCAACGATAA
- a CDS encoding cation-transporting P-type ATPase, translating to MLKTMEPVENPSRSYYQLSVTESIEFFDSNSEWGLTSEEVANRYEIYGWNQLPIKPGKPIWLRFLLQFNQPLLYILLIAGGVKAFLGSWTNAAVIWGVTVINAVIGYVQEAKAEGAIASLAKVVTTETTVLRDRQTLRIPSQDLVPGDIVLLTSGDKVPADLRLISIKNLQADESALTGESVPVDKSIQSLPEEISLSERTNMAFAGSFITFGQGTGIVVATADATEVGQISQSMMHRINLSTPLTRKFTKFSRILLYGILTLATLTFVIGLEQGESWIYMFEAAVALAVSAIPEGLPAVVTITLAIGVNRMARRHAIIRKLPAVEALGGATVICSDKTGTLTENQMTVQSIYAGGMHFEVSGSGYSPKGDISATDPSDCKKWLEYQLPPPLEECLIAGVLCNDSQLRQTGDDWLVVGDPTEGALITAASKASLNQASLVASKPRLDGIPFESQYQYMATLHDHVSPVIYIKGSVEALLGRCSRMMDRDSQTMALDAVRIQKAVEIMAEQGLRVLAFAKKEMHIHQHSIDHEDIESDLIFLGLQGMIDPPRPEAIAAVHACQAAGIQIKMITGDHIATARTIAQRMGIQKAEQVVAFGGQQLASMDDHQLAQAVEEGDVFARIAPTQKLRLVEALQSKGEIVAMTGDGVNDAPALKQADIGTAMGKGGTEVAREAADMLLTDDNFASVEAAVEEGRTVYQNLRKAIAFLLPVNGGESMTILISALLARDLPILSLQILWLNLINSLTMTVPLAFEPKSKGLMQQPPRNPNEPLITGKLLRRILVVSLFNWILIFGIFEWAKSTGSDITVARTMAIQALVAARIVYLLSISQLGLSLFNSICHRDLSITHTPILVMGIVGAVALQLLFSQWSVMNQLFETAPLTLMQWLICLLPMLPMIPMAALANWIDPS from the coding sequence ATGCTAAAAACTATGGAGCCAGTTGAAAACCCATCTCGCTCTTATTATCAACTTTCTGTGACGGAATCTATTGAATTCTTTGATAGTAATTCTGAATGGGGGTTAACTTCAGAGGAAGTTGCCAATCGCTATGAAATTTATGGTTGGAATCAGCTCCCCATAAAACCTGGAAAACCTATTTGGTTGAGATTTCTATTGCAATTTAATCAGCCACTTCTCTATATTCTGTTGATTGCAGGGGGAGTTAAGGCATTTTTAGGATCTTGGACTAATGCCGCCGTGATTTGGGGGGTGACGGTAATTAACGCTGTCATTGGTTACGTGCAAGAAGCGAAAGCAGAGGGTGCGATCGCTTCATTAGCCAAGGTCGTAACCACCGAAACCACGGTTCTACGTGATAGACAAACGCTACGAATTCCCTCCCAGGACCTCGTCCCTGGCGATATTGTTCTATTGACATCTGGGGACAAAGTACCAGCAGATTTGAGACTTATAAGCATAAAAAATTTGCAGGCTGATGAGTCGGCATTGACTGGGGAATCTGTGCCTGTGGATAAATCTATCCAATCTTTACCAGAAGAAATTTCATTGTCAGAGCGAACCAATATGGCCTTTGCAGGCAGTTTCATTACTTTTGGGCAAGGGACTGGGATTGTTGTTGCTACTGCAGATGCAACAGAAGTTGGGCAGATTTCTCAATCCATGATGCATAGAATTAACCTAAGTACGCCCTTGACCCGCAAGTTTACTAAGTTTAGCCGAATTTTGCTCTATGGAATTTTGACCTTAGCAACCCTAACTTTTGTTATTGGGTTAGAGCAAGGAGAGTCTTGGATTTATATGTTTGAGGCTGCTGTTGCCCTAGCTGTCAGTGCCATTCCAGAAGGGTTGCCTGCTGTTGTCACGATTACTTTGGCGATTGGGGTTAATCGGATGGCACGCCGGCATGCAATTATTCGTAAGCTGCCAGCAGTTGAGGCACTGGGAGGCGCAACTGTTATTTGTTCGGATAAAACTGGAACATTAACTGAAAATCAAATGACTGTCCAATCAATTTATGCGGGAGGAATGCATTTCGAGGTGAGTGGTAGTGGCTATAGTCCCAAAGGAGACATTAGTGCTACAGACCCTAGTGATTGTAAGAAGTGGCTCGAATATCAGTTACCACCACCTCTGGAAGAGTGTCTGATAGCTGGAGTGCTTTGTAATGACTCCCAGCTTAGACAAACAGGAGATGATTGGTTAGTCGTTGGGGATCCGACAGAAGGGGCACTGATTACGGCAGCTTCTAAAGCCAGTCTCAACCAAGCCAGTCTAGTGGCATCAAAACCTCGATTAGATGGGATTCCCTTTGAATCCCAATATCAATATATGGCAACCTTGCATGATCATGTCTCCCCAGTCATTTATATCAAAGGATCCGTAGAGGCACTATTGGGTCGGTGCTCCCGGATGATGGACCGCGATAGTCAAACGATGGCTCTGGACGCTGTACGAATTCAGAAGGCGGTTGAAATAATGGCAGAGCAAGGATTGCGAGTGCTTGCCTTTGCAAAAAAAGAAATGCATATCCATCAGCATTCGATTGATCATGAAGATATTGAATCAGACCTCATTTTTTTAGGATTACAGGGGATGATTGATCCACCTCGCCCAGAGGCTATTGCTGCTGTTCATGCCTGTCAAGCGGCTGGGATCCAGATAAAAATGATTACTGGAGATCATATTGCGACCGCTCGGACCATTGCTCAGCGCATGGGAATTCAAAAGGCTGAGCAAGTGGTGGCCTTTGGGGGGCAGCAATTAGCCAGTATGGATGATCATCAGCTTGCCCAGGCAGTTGAAGAGGGAGATGTTTTTGCCAGAATTGCTCCGACCCAAAAGCTGCGATTGGTTGAAGCACTTCAGTCTAAAGGTGAAATTGTTGCTATGACAGGCGATGGTGTGAATGATGCGCCTGCTCTCAAACAGGCTGATATCGGGACTGCGATGGGAAAAGGCGGTACTGAGGTAGCAAGAGAAGCGGCTGATATGCTCCTCACTGACGATAACTTTGCCTCCGTTGAGGCGGCTGTGGAAGAAGGGCGTACCGTCTATCAGAATCTGCGAAAAGCGATCGCATTTCTCCTGCCTGTCAACGGAGGTGAATCGATGACCATTTTGATTAGTGCCCTCCTGGCAAGGGATTTGCCCATCCTTTCACTCCAAATTTTGTGGCTAAACCTGATCAACTCTCTAACAATGACAGTACCTTTGGCCTTTGAGCCGAAGTCAAAGGGGTTGATGCAGCAGCCTCCACGAAATCCCAACGAGCCCTTAATTACAGGAAAATTATTACGCCGGATTTTGGTGGTTTCACTTTTTAATTGGATTCTGATTTTCGGTATATTTGAGTGGGCTAAATCCACTGGAAGCGATATCACCGTAGCTCGAACAATGGCCATCCAAGCCCTCGTCGCTGCTCGCATCGTCTATCTTCTTAGTATTAGCCAGTTGGGTCTGAGTTTGTTCAACTCTATTTGCCATCGGGACTTATCGATTACCCATACTCCTATTTTGGTAATGGGTATTGTTGGAGCTGTGGCTCTTCAACTCCTTTTCAGTCAGTGGTCTGTGATGAACCAGCTTTTTGAGACCGCTCCCTTAACCTTGATGCAATGGCTTATTTGCTTGTTACCGATGTTACCCATGATACCCATGGCAGCCTTGGCTAACTGGATAGATCCATCATAA
- a CDS encoding COP23 domain-containing protein encodes MTHHLWHWGLTSTMAVTLSLSSLPAWGQTPVSQAQTASPDQVTFFCKEVYDPASGSKIPATLVWIPQRQGNIRIIGWKSEFFSRFGWNPQKRCAAVTPKFQQFYDAKQLKYLTAGYSNGYPIVCALAQENDTCTSSRQLFTMKPHDNPNQLLHQLMDILKGKTADMLLQNSGGETLVPVPELFRRAPITDRTPPRRRKSAGTQMKSTPGDGSLSQAQESVSP; translated from the coding sequence ATGACGCATCATCTTTGGCATTGGGGCTTAACCAGTACAATGGCTGTCACCCTCTCTTTGAGCAGTCTGCCAGCTTGGGGACAAACCCCTGTCTCTCAAGCACAAACAGCTTCTCCCGATCAAGTGACCTTTTTTTGCAAAGAGGTCTATGACCCAGCCAGTGGTTCTAAGATTCCAGCTACCCTTGTTTGGATTCCCCAACGGCAAGGTAATATCCGCATTATTGGTTGGAAGTCTGAGTTTTTCTCTCGGTTTGGCTGGAATCCCCAAAAAAGATGTGCAGCAGTAACTCCCAAATTCCAGCAGTTTTATGACGCCAAACAGCTGAAATATCTGACAGCAGGGTATTCCAATGGCTATCCCATTGTCTGCGCTCTGGCCCAGGAGAACGATACCTGCACAAGCAGTCGCCAACTGTTTACCATGAAGCCCCACGATAATCCCAATCAGCTACTGCACCAGCTGATGGATATTCTTAAGGGCAAGACGGCTGATATGCTGCTGCAAAATTCTGGCGGAGAGACCTTAGTTCCTGTTCCAGAGTTATTTCGTCGCGCTCCCATTACCGATCGCACCCCGCCGCGTCGTCGAAAATCCGCAGGAACTCAAATGAAGTCTACTCCAGGGGACGGATCGCTATCCCAAGCTCAAGAGTCGGTCTCCCCCTAG